In Hemicordylus capensis ecotype Gifberg chromosome 3, rHemCap1.1.pri, whole genome shotgun sequence, one DNA window encodes the following:
- the VEPH1 gene encoding ventricular zone-expressed PH domain-containing protein homolog 1 isoform X6: MNSEVWLTGRRHLAMHHLFGLVLGQKDLSRAGDLFSLDDSEIEGCLSEALEQIKAISSSPDYQSNDNDQAVVEICITRITTAIRETESIEKHGKALVALWESCLEHNLKPSGKDEDTPHAKIASDIMSCILQNYNRPPIMALAVPVAVKFLQRGNKELCRNMSSYLSLAAISKADLLAEHTETIVQSVLQADNFYFRAACQR, encoded by the exons ATGAATTCAGAGGTTTGGCTGACTGGCAGAAGACATTTAGCGATGCATCATCTCTTTGGGCTTGTTTTGGGACAAAAGGACCTTTCGCGTGCAGGGGACCTCTTTTCCTTAGACGATTCTGAGATAGAGGGATGCCTTTCAGAAGCTCTAGAGCAAATAAAAGCAATTAGTTCATCTCCA GACTACCAAAGTAATGACAACGACCAGGCAGTTGTGGAGATCTGTATCACACGTATCACCACGGCCATTAGAGAGACAGAGTCCATTGAGAAACATGGGAAAGCCCTTGTGGCTCTTTGGGAATCATGTTTAGAGCACAATCTGAAACCTTCTGGAAAGGATGAAGACACACCCCATGCGAAGATTGCATCTGATATTATGAGCTGCATTTTACAG AATTATAATCGTCCTCCCATCATGGCACTGGCTGTCCCAGTGGCAGTAAAATTTCTCCAGAGGGGTAACAAAGAACTGTGTAGGAACATGTCGAGTTATCTATCCCTGGCTGCAATTAGCAAAGCTGATCTCCTGGCTGAGCACACAGAAACAATTGTTCAAAGTGTCCTGCAAG CTGACAACTTTTACTTCAGAGCTGCTTGTCAGAGATAG